One window of Pogoniulus pusillus isolate bPogPus1 chromosome 9, bPogPus1.pri, whole genome shotgun sequence genomic DNA carries:
- the APELA gene encoding apelin receptor early endogenous ligand translates to MKLQQLLCIVVFLLASLLPASGQRPANLALRRKLHRHGCSHRRCMPLHSRVPFP, encoded by the exons ATGAAACTCCAACAGCTCCTTTGTATCGTGGTTTTCCTCCTGGCGAGCCTCCTTCCTGCCAGTGGGCAGCGGCCAG CCAACCTGGCCCTGCGCAGGAAGCTCCACCGGCACGGCTGCTCCCACCGGCGCTGCATGCCGCTGCACTCCCGAGTGCCCTTCCCCTGA